GAAGGTTCCCCAGACCATGTCCATCAGCGCCAACCCGGCGGACCAGCCTCGCAGCGTGGCCCAATTGCTCAGGTCATACGTGCCGTAGGCAACCAGGCCAAGCAGCGCCCCCAGGCGCGCAGAACGCTGCCAACTGACGCTGGGCAAGACCACGAACACCACGCAACCAAGAACGTATAAGAGATAGAAGAGTACAGCGGGCAACAGCCGTGGCTGATCGAGCATCAGCGGGCCCAGCAGGGATTTGTAGGTAGGGCCCATGAGGACGCCGAGCCAGAGCCCGTCCAGGATCAGAAAGGCGAGCAAAGTGCCGAGGTAGGCAAACAGTATTTTCTTGGACATGGACGCAGCCTCTGTAGGCGCCGATTGGCGCCTACAAAAGAGCAAAGCGCATTCAGCTTAGTTCAATGCGATCGGCATGAATCACAATCTGGCCCTGTTTGTAGAGCGCACCAATGGCTTTCTTGAAGTTGCCTTTGCTCACGCCGAACAAGTTGCTGATCAGCACCGGATCGCTCTTATCGCTGACCGGCAGGGTGCCGTTGTTTTCGCGCAACTTGGCGAGGATCTTCGAGTTCAGGCTGGAGGCCGCTTCCTGGCCAACCGGCTGCAGGCTCAGGCTGATGTTGCCATCGGCGCGGATCTCTTTGATAAAACCTTTCTCTTCCTTGCCTGGGCGCAGGAACTTGAACACTTCGTTCTTGTGGATCAGGCCCCAGTGCTTGTTGTTGATGATCGCCTTGAAGCCCATGTCAGTGGCTTCGGCCACCAGCAGGTCGACTTCCTGGCCGACCTGGTAGTTGGCCGGGGTTTTGTCCAGGTAGCGGTCAAGACGTGCGGTCGCGGTAATACGCTTGGTGTGCTTGTCGAGGTAGACGTGCACGACGCAATATTCACCGGCGGTCAGCTGACGCTTTTCTTCCGAATACGGCAGCAACAGGTCCTTTGGCAAACCCCAATCGAGGAATACACCAATACTGTTGACTTCCACTACTTTCAAACTGGCGAATTCGCCAACTTGAACTTTGGGTTTTTCGGTGGTCGCGATAAGTTTGTCATCGCTGTCCAGATAAATGAAAACGTTAAGCCAGTCTTCATCTTCACTGGGAATATCTTTGGGGATATACCGATTAGGCAAGAGGATTTCGCCATCTTGCGCACCATCGAGGTACAAACCAAAGTGAGTGTGTTTAACCACTTGCAAGCTGTTGTAGCGCCCGACTAAAGCCATTTCCAATACCCTCATTGCGTGGGCGGCATTCTACCCGAGTTGCGCCCGCCACGCGCGCGCACCTGAAAAATCGCGGCCTGGCGTGGCCTTCCAGTGGCACCGCCCCGCTCGTCCGATCAATCGGCTGAATTTCGTTACCCCCGCCAGCGCCGATTCGCCGCGTGGTTTCGAGTTAAAACAGTAAGTTAGCGGCTAATTTCCAACAGCAAGTTTGCCGATGATTCGACGCAACGCTTATTCCTGGGGGGATATTTACCAAGCAATTGTCAAGTATTTCCTGTACGATGCCTGGCCAAGTTAATTTTCTACAGGTTAGTGGCCGCCATGCGCGTAAAAGCATCCAACAGCAAAGCAAAGCCAGCTCCCGCCGTTGAAACCAGCGAATCGATCAACAACCAAATCGCGGCTTTCCTCAAGTCCGGTGGCGAAATCCAACAAATTGCCAAGGGCGTCAGCGGCCAGACTTTCGGCCCATCCAAGCAGATCAGCCTGGGTAAAAAGTAAAGCCTCGCAACACGCCTGGTCCCTAAGCGTCTTGTTCTCAAGGCGCTAGGACTAGAGTCCGCAATACCTCGCCCACCCATTCAATATCGTGCTAATCGACGAACGGGCCTCACCGCCTGGCATACGTCGGTATCCTTGCACACGTCTAGCACGGGCATCTGCCCGATTTTCCCGTTACTGCTCCTCGCTTTTCATGGAGTGAAGCATGCTTAAACCCTGCATTTTCCTGGTCTGTGCCTTAGTGGCTTGCCCCCTCGCCGAAGCGCAGATTTTCCAGCGCGAGTTGGGCGACTTCGACCTCAAATTAGGCACCACGCCCAGCCGCAGCATGGCCCAGGGCCTGGTCAAGCCCACCTCACCGGGCAGCGATTCGTTCCATGGCGGTCTGGACCTGAGCCACGACAGTGG
This region of Pseudomonas asgharzadehiana genomic DNA includes:
- a CDS encoding DUF2177 family protein, yielding MSKKILFAYLGTLLAFLILDGLWLGVLMGPTYKSLLGPLMLDQPRLLPAVLFYLLYVLGCVVFVVLPSVSWQRSARLGALLGLVAYGTYDLSNWATLRGWSAGLALMDMVWGTFLSAACCTVGYLCAQRVHR
- a CDS encoding CvfB family protein, with the protein product MALVGRYNSLQVVKHTHFGLYLDGAQDGEILLPNRYIPKDIPSEDEDWLNVFIYLDSDDKLIATTEKPKVQVGEFASLKVVEVNSIGVFLDWGLPKDLLLPYSEEKRQLTAGEYCVVHVYLDKHTKRITATARLDRYLDKTPANYQVGQEVDLLVAEATDMGFKAIINNKHWGLIHKNEVFKFLRPGKEEKGFIKEIRADGNISLSLQPVGQEAASSLNSKILAKLRENNGTLPVSDKSDPVLISNLFGVSKGNFKKAIGALYKQGQIVIHADRIELS